A single window of Nicotiana sylvestris chromosome 5, ASM39365v2, whole genome shotgun sequence DNA harbors:
- the LOC138869685 gene encoding uncharacterized protein — translation MEAVCRKFLWTGGNETSHKSLLAWEKFCYPHSAGGFNVMVHIWNKAAVSKHYWNLSKKKDKLWIQWINCYYIKGRQVWDTYPNQASSMVRKIMKAKKNFEEARYTHSDILALNSFSIKKLYQRLRVTFPKVTWKRLVCNNAGCPKWVFNLTLVAHGRLYTRDRLAKWGIANNLVCPLCEHDNESLDHLFFKCSFSAALWNKLLIWQGVHKQIMGWVQEQEWAIKFANEKNAKAEMYRMVLACSVYYIWKERNQRIFQRRRRTVDNLGMLIVQDIHCRGSHNLKITKQLESMNFYP, via the coding sequence ATGGAAGCTGTGTGTAGAAAGTTCCTTTGGACTGGGGGAAATGAAACGTCACATAAATCTCTCCTGGCTTGGGAGAAGTTCTGCTATCCTCACTCAGCTGGTGGCTTTAATGTTATGGTCCATATATGGAATAAGGCAGCAGTAAGCAAACATTACTGGAACTTGAGCAAAAAGAAGGACAAGTTGTGGATTCAATGGATTAATTGCTACTATATTAAAGGGAGGCAAGTTTGGGATACATATCCAAACCAAGCTTCCTCGATGGTTAGGAAAATAATGAAGGCCAAAAAGAATTTTGAAGAAGCAAGATACACTCATTCTGATATTCTAGCCCTGAATTCCTTTTCTATCAAAAAACTTTATCAGAGATTGAGAGTTACTTTCCCAAAGGTTACTTGGAAGAGACTTGTCTGTAATAATGCAGGGTGTCCTAAATGGGTATTCAATTTGACGTTGGTAGCACATGGAAGATTGTACACAAGAGATCGATTAGCCAAGTGGGGCATTGCTAATAATTTGGTTTGTCCATTGTGTGAACATGATAATGAATCACTTGATCACTTATTTTTTAAGTGTAGCTTCTCTGCAGCTCTATGGAATAAATTACTCATATGGCAAGGAGTGCATAAACAAATTATGGGATGGGTGCAAGAGCAGGAGTGGGCGATTAAATTTGCAAATGAGAAAAACGCAAAAGCAGAAATGTATAGAATGGTGCTGGCATGTAGTGTTTACTATATTTGGAAAGAGagaaatcaaagaatatttcaaagaagaagaagaactgtTGACAATCTGGGCATGCTAATAGTGCAAGATATACACTGTCGAGGGAGCCACAACTTGAAGATTACAAAGCAACTGGAATCCATGAATTTCTACCCCTGA
- the LOC104216602 gene encoding uncharacterized protein, which produces MRRIWNKLKCIKQRLKTLNIEQFKGVEGKLKHIRNQLREIQERMGQHKQDSILIEEEKKLRRQLETWGMIEESIYKQKSRVQWLKVGDSNSAYFFANMTSRYSQNNISSLSDEQGVQIQAAAGIKTEVIGFFKKLLGTAVVALPAIYPAIIRDGLVLLNKQQRDLIRSVTSAEVFLALKDIDDMKARGCDGLNRS; this is translated from the coding sequence ATGAGAAGAATATGGAATAAATTGAAGTGCATTAAGCAGAGGTTGAAAACACTGAACATAGAGCAATTTAAGGGAGTAGAAGGCAAACTGAAGCATATCAGGAATCAATTACGAGAAATACAGGAAAGAATGGGACAACATAAGCAGGATAGTATTTTGATTGAAGAGGAAAAAAAACTGAGAAGGCAATTGGAGACATGGGGGATGATTGAGGAGAGTATCTATAAACAAAAGTCAAGAGTCCAATGGTTGAAAGTAGGGGATTCAAACTCAGCCTACTTTTTTGCAAACATGACGAGCAGATATTCCCAAAATAATATTAGCAGTCTGTCAGATGAACAAGGTGTGCAAATTCAAGCTGCCGCTGGGATAAAAACAGAAGTAATAGGTTTTTTCAAGAAGCTTTTGGGTACAGCAGTTGTGGCATTGCCTGCAATTTATCCAGCAATTATAAGGGATGGTCTGGTACTTCTCAATAAACAACAGAGGGATCTAATAAGGTCAGTAACTAGTGCAGAAGTATTCCTAGCATTAAAGGATATTGATGACATGAAAGCACGGGGATGCGATGGACTAAATAGGTCATGA